Proteins from one Mytilus galloprovincialis chromosome 11, xbMytGall1.hap1.1, whole genome shotgun sequence genomic window:
- the LOC143051694 gene encoding uncharacterized protein LOC143051694, whose translation MRTHTEKKSHDCDVCGKQFNQHGSLKRHMRTHTEKKSHDCDVCGKQFSQHGGLKRHMRIHTGDKPHDCDVCGKRFSRHGSLQIHMRIHTGDKPHNCDVCGKRFSRHDSLQIHMRIHTGDKPHNCDVCGKRFSRHDNLQIHMRIHTGDKPYNCDLCCKRFSQLGYLKNHMRTHTGDKPHDCNVCGKRFIQRITLQRHMRIHTGDKPYDCDVCGKGFRHLGNLQTHMRTHTGEKPHECGVCGKGFSQHGSLQSHMRTHTGDKPYNCDLCCKRFRWLGYFKNHMRTHTGDKPHDCNVCGKRFIQRITLQRHMRIHTGDKPHECGVCGKGFTQHGSLQSHMRTHTSAKPHDCGVYGKRLSHHVSLEGHI comes from the coding sequence atgagaacacatacagagAAGAAATctcatgactgtgatgtatgtggtaaacagTTTAATCAGCATGGTAGTttaaagagacacatgagaacacatacagagAAGAAATctcatgactgtgatgtatgtggtaaacagTTTAGTCAGCATGGTGGTttaaagagacacatgagaatacatacaggggataaacctcatgactgtgatgtatgtggtaaacggTTTAGTCGACATGGTAGTTTACAAatacacatgagaatacatacaggcgATAAACCTCataactgtgatgtatgtggtaaacggTTTAGTCGACATGATAGTTTACAAatacacatgagaatacatacaggcgATAAACCTCataactgtgatgtatgtggtaaacggTTTAGTCGACATGATAATTTACAAatacacatgagaatacatacaggtgataaaccttatAACTGTGACTTATGTTGTAAACGGTTCAGTCAGCTTGGTTACTTAAAAaatcacatgagaacacataccgGTGACAAACCTCATGACTGTAATGTATGTGGTAAAAGGTTTATTCAGCGTATTACTttacagagacacatgagaatacatacaggcgATAAACCttatgactgtgatgtatgtggtaaaggatttCGTCACCTTGGTAATTTACAAactcacatgagaacacatacaggggAGAAACCTCATGAATGtggtgtatgtggtaaagggtttagtcaacATGGTAGTTTACAGAGTCACATGAGAActcatacaggtgataaaccttatAACTGTGACTTATGTTGTAAACGGTTCAGGTGGCTTGGTTACTTTAAAaatcacatgagaacacataccgGTGACAAACCTCATGACTGTAATGTATGTGGTAAAAGGTTTATTCAGCGTATTACTttacagagacacatgagaatacatacaggcgATAAACCTCATGAATGtggtgtatgtggtaaagggtttactCAACATGGTAGTTTACAGAGTCACATGAGAACTCATACAAGTGCCAAACCACATGACTGTGGTGTATATGGCAAACGGTTAAGTCATCATGTTAGCTTAGAGGGACACATTTGA
- the LOC143051706 gene encoding uncharacterized protein LOC143051706 encodes MLEGEEDLVTINCSLQRHVNTQIDNILHECAECGQQFSQLGNLKRHMLTHTGEKPHGCDICGNRFSQLSDLQMHIRTHTGDKPHGCGVCGKRFIRLSSLKIHMRIHTGDKPHDCDVCGKQFSELGNLQRHTRTHTGEKPHGCDICGKRFSRLGDLQNHMRTHTGDKPYDCNVCGKRFSQRITLQRHMRIHTGDKPHECGVCGKGFGQHGSLQRHRRTHTGAKPHNCGVYGKRPSHHVSLEEHI; translated from the coding sequence ATGTTAGAGGGAGAAGAGGATTTAGTCACAATCAATTGTTCTTTACAGAGACATGTAAACACACAGATAGATAATATACTTCATGAATGTGCAGAATGTGGACAACAGTTTAGTCAGCTTGGAAATTTAAAGAGACACATGCtaacacatacaggtgaaaaaCCTCATggctgtgatatatgtggtaaccGGTTTAGTCAGCTTAGTGATTTACAAATGCACATCAGAACACACACAGGTGATAAACCTCATGGCTGTGGTGTATGTGGTAAACGGTTTATTCGGCTTAGTAGTTTAAAAattcacatgagaatacatacaggtgataaacctcatgactgtgatgtatgtggtaaacagTTTAGTGAGCTTGGCAATTTACAGAGACACacgagaacacatacaggtgaaaaaCCTCATggctgtgatatatgtggtaaacgGTTCAGTCGGCTTGGTGACTTACAAaatcacatgagaacacataccgGTGACAAACCATATGACTGTAATGTATGTGGTAAAAGGTTTAGTCAGCGTATTACTttacagagacacatgagaatacatacaggcgATAAACCTCATGAATGtggtgtatgtggtaaagggtttggTCAACATGGTAGTTTACAGAGACACAGGAGAACTCATACAGGTGCCAAACCACATAACTGTGGTGTATATGGCAAACGGCCAAGTCATCACGTTAGCTTAGAGGAACACATTTGA